A portion of the Gorilla gorilla gorilla isolate KB3781 chromosome X, NHGRI_mGorGor1-v2.1_pri, whole genome shotgun sequence genome contains these proteins:
- the CRIPTO3 gene encoding LOW QUALITY PROTEIN: putative protein CRIPTO3 (The sequence of the model RefSeq protein was modified relative to this genomic sequence to represent the inferred CDS: deleted 1 base in 1 codon) → MDCRKMARFSYSVIWIMAISKAFELGLVAGLGHQEFARPSRGDLAFRDDSIWPQEEPAIRPRSSQRVPPMGIQHSKELNRTCCLNGGTCMLESFCACPPSFYGRNCEHDVRKENCGSVPHDTWLPKKCSLCKCWHGQLRCFPQAFLPGCDGLVMDEHLVASRTPGLPPSARTTTFMLAGICLSIQSYY, encoded by the exons ATGGACTGCAGGAAGATGGCCCGCTTCTCTTACAGTGTGATTTGGATCATGGCCATTTCTAAAGCCTTTGAACTGGGATTAGTTGCCGGGCTGGGCCATCAGGAATTTGCTCGTCCATCTCGGGGAGACCTGGCCTTCAGAGATGACAGCATTTGGCCCCAGGAGGAGCCTGCAATTCGGCCTCGGTCTTCCCAGCGTGTGCCGCCCATGGGGATACAGCACAGTAAGGAGCTAAACAGAACCTGCTGCCTGAATGGGGGAACCTGCATGCTGGAGTCCTTTTGTGCCTGCCCTCCCTCCTTCTACGGACGGAACTGTGAGCACGATGTGCGCAAAGAGAACTGTGGGTCTGTGCCCCATGACACCTGGCTGCCCAAGAAGTGTTCCCTGTGTAAATGCTGGCACGGTCAGCTCCGCTGC TTTCCTCAGGCCTTTCTACCCGGCTGTGATGGCCTCGTGATGGATGAGCACCTCGTGGCTTCCAGGACTCCAGGACTACCACCGTCTGCACGTACTACCACTTTTATGCTAGCTGGCATCTGCCTTTCTATACAAAGCTACTATTAA